Proteins encoded by one window of Leptospira stimsonii:
- a CDS encoding SAM-dependent methyltransferase: protein MERTTESNLKFQDSEMAITTGATKSFGFYKNLFFRALSPMQKGSIRLILPNGEKAYLGNPQSDDPPEFHKGIIHIHNPIFFKKTVLNGDLGFSESYMDGDWDTDDIRAVISWFIYNLENSPSVSGSKNKFAHLSLTNIGSRILHLFRKNSIRGSKKNIVEHYDLGNDFYNKFLDPTMTYSCAYFRTMEESLEKAQLAKLEILCNKLQLKPSDHLLEIGTGWAGLSTYAAKNYGCKVTTYTISEEQYRYATEKIKAEGLSDRIEVRKNDYRMVEGSYDKLVTVEMLEAVGHEYFEDFFAMCNRVLKKDGIMVHQIITSPDARYESFRKGVDFIQKHIFPGSLLPSIGRINQAINKTGDFHLYSLEDIGSKYDHTLMTWLKGFDSNIALIRDMGFNESFIRKWRYYFSYCAAAFSMKNISVVQVVYTRPNNLTL, encoded by the coding sequence TTGGAAAGAACCACTGAGTCCAATTTAAAATTTCAAGATTCGGAAATGGCGATCACAACCGGCGCAACTAAGTCGTTCGGTTTTTATAAGAATCTGTTTTTTAGAGCCTTGTCACCGATGCAGAAAGGTTCGATCCGTTTGATCTTACCGAACGGAGAAAAGGCCTATCTCGGAAATCCGCAGAGCGACGATCCTCCGGAATTCCACAAGGGAATTATTCATATCCACAATCCGATTTTCTTTAAGAAGACGGTATTGAACGGAGATCTCGGTTTTTCGGAATCTTATATGGACGGAGATTGGGATACGGACGATATCCGTGCCGTAATATCTTGGTTCATTTACAACTTGGAAAATTCTCCCTCAGTGAGCGGAAGTAAAAATAAGTTCGCTCACTTGAGCCTTACGAATATCGGAAGCAGAATATTGCATCTCTTTCGAAAAAATTCGATTCGTGGAAGTAAGAAGAATATCGTCGAGCACTACGACTTAGGCAACGACTTCTATAATAAATTCTTAGATCCTACGATGACATATTCGTGCGCTTATTTCCGGACGATGGAAGAAAGTTTGGAAAAAGCACAGCTTGCAAAACTGGAAATACTCTGTAATAAACTTCAATTGAAGCCAAGCGATCATCTTTTGGAAATTGGAACCGGATGGGCGGGTTTGTCTACGTATGCCGCGAAGAATTACGGATGTAAGGTGACCACATACACGATCTCCGAGGAACAATATCGGTATGCGACCGAGAAAATAAAGGCGGAAGGTTTATCGGATCGAATCGAAGTTCGAAAGAACGATTATAGAATGGTAGAAGGATCTTACGATAAACTGGTAACGGTAGAAATGTTGGAAGCGGTCGGCCACGAGTATTTCGAGGATTTTTTCGCGATGTGTAATCGTGTTTTAAAAAAGGACGGAATCATGGTTCATCAGATCATCACAAGTCCGGATGCTCGGTATGAGTCCTTCCGTAAAGGTGTGGATTTTATTCAAAAACATATCTTTCCTGGATCACTTCTTCCTTCGATCGGAAGAATCAATCAAGCGATCAATAAGACGGGAGACTTTCATCTCTATTCTCTGGAAGATATCGGATCCAAATACGATCACACGTTGATGACTTGGCTGAAAGGATTCGACTCGAACATCGCTCTGATCCGCGATATGGGATTTAACGAATCGTTTATTCGGAAGTGGAGATATTATTTTTCCTATTGTGCGGCCGCGTTCTCGATGAAAAATATCAGCGTGGTTCAAGTCGTATATACGAGACCGAATAATCTCACTCTTTGA
- a CDS encoding DUF1365 domain-containing protein: MNSCIFQAKVMHDRRSPRKNRFRYGIFTFALDLDELNTLNQTFRFFGVDRRSFFRFSTKDHLDFGKTSVKENILEYLKQNGVTEKIKRAILITNVRVLGYVFNPVSFYYLFDEKEEPLCAVAEVGNTFGEQKPFFLGKDSWKDGAFRLRTGKFFYVSPFVGLKSEFEFTLRPSFEGLNIRIDALEDGQPVMVTTYTGRRLELSDWNLVRMFFRYPLVTVKVIVLIHWQALRLFLKGLPYIKKEENIDLQKGVHLGKNH, translated from the coding sequence TTGAATTCCTGCATTTTTCAGGCTAAGGTCATGCACGATCGTAGATCGCCTAGAAAAAACCGTTTCCGATACGGCATATTCACTTTCGCTCTCGATTTGGACGAGTTGAATACGTTGAATCAAACGTTTCGATTTTTCGGCGTAGATAGAAGATCGTTCTTCCGTTTTTCGACGAAAGATCATCTCGATTTCGGTAAAACTTCCGTAAAAGAAAATATCTTAGAGTATCTAAAACAAAACGGAGTTACGGAAAAAATCAAAAGGGCGATCTTAATCACGAACGTTCGCGTTTTGGGCTATGTCTTCAATCCTGTTTCGTTTTATTACCTTTTCGACGAGAAGGAAGAACCACTTTGCGCCGTCGCGGAAGTGGGAAATACTTTCGGAGAACAGAAGCCGTTCTTCTTAGGAAAAGATTCTTGGAAGGACGGAGCGTTTCGACTGAGAACAGGAAAATTCTTTTACGTATCTCCTTTTGTCGGTTTGAAATCCGAGTTCGAATTCACACTAAGACCTTCCTTTGAAGGTTTGAATATTCGTATCGACGCACTCGAGGATGGCCAACCCGTTATGGTGACAACGTATACGGGAAGAAGATTGGAACTTTCGGACTGGAATTTAGTGAGAATGTTTTTCCGTTATCCGCTCGTAACAGTCAAAGTAATTGTTCTGATTCACTGGCAGGCTTTGAGGTTGTTTCTCAAGGGTCTGCCTTATATTAAAAAAGAAGAAAATATCGATTTGCAAAAAGGAGTTCATCTTGGAAAGAACCACTGA
- a CDS encoding NAD(P)/FAD-dependent oxidoreductase, producing the protein MKKKLKKQTGESVAKKKTSGKKISAQTESKKKKESLAIIGTGIAGMGCAHFLQKEFDLTIYEKGSYIGGHTNTVDVDEDGTKIPIDTGFIVFNHVTYPNLKRLFEELDVPTKKSSMSFSVQHLSDGLEFCGSGINGLFAQRKNFFNLRFLRLLYNINRFNKEAPKILENSKYMDFTLDEYIVKEGYHRDLLDYYLVPMSSAVWSTPDDLMLQFPVYGLVRFFLNHGFMGLNTQHQWYTVHGGSREYVKRLTAPIKNRFQLNSEVRSVEHVGKKVKVTLKNGKASLFDKVILATHGDISLKLLSKPTALQKELLKEFKYQKNIATLHTDDISMPRTKLTWSSWNYRIEKVKGSLRAYTVYWMNSLQNVSKKKNYYVSINDPGTVDRRKIIQEIEYEHPLFSVGSLNAQKRLQELNREGNVFFCGSYFRNGFHEDGLWSARILSETLLGKKVWD; encoded by the coding sequence ACCGGTGAGTCGGTTGCTAAAAAGAAAACTTCTGGGAAAAAAATTTCTGCCCAGACCGAATCGAAAAAGAAGAAAGAATCCTTAGCAATCATCGGGACCGGAATTGCCGGAATGGGTTGCGCTCACTTCTTACAAAAAGAATTCGATCTTACGATCTACGAAAAGGGTTCGTATATCGGCGGACATACAAACACGGTGGACGTCGACGAAGACGGAACGAAGATTCCGATCGATACGGGTTTTATCGTGTTCAATCACGTGACGTATCCGAATCTCAAACGTCTTTTTGAAGAATTGGACGTTCCCACCAAAAAGTCGTCGATGTCTTTTAGCGTTCAGCATCTTTCGGATGGACTGGAATTCTGCGGATCCGGAATCAATGGTCTTTTTGCGCAAAGAAAGAATTTCTTTAATCTGAGATTCCTAAGACTTCTGTACAATATCAATCGATTCAACAAAGAAGCTCCAAAGATATTAGAAAATTCTAAATATATGGATTTTACCCTCGACGAATACATCGTCAAAGAAGGATATCATCGAGATCTTTTGGATTATTATCTCGTTCCAATGAGTTCCGCCGTTTGGTCCACGCCGGACGACCTTATGCTTCAATTCCCCGTCTACGGATTGGTTCGTTTTTTTCTAAACCACGGCTTTATGGGTTTGAATACGCAACACCAGTGGTATACGGTTCACGGAGGTTCAAGAGAATACGTGAAACGTTTAACAGCTCCGATAAAGAATCGTTTTCAACTGAATTCCGAGGTTCGATCCGTGGAACACGTAGGAAAGAAGGTGAAAGTAACTTTGAAGAACGGAAAGGCGAGCCTATTCGACAAAGTGATTCTTGCGACTCACGGGGACATTTCTCTGAAACTTCTGAGCAAGCCGACAGCGCTTCAAAAAGAATTATTAAAAGAATTCAAGTATCAGAAGAATATCGCAACCTTACACACGGACGACATTTCGATGCCGAGGACAAAACTAACTTGGTCTTCTTGGAACTATCGTATCGAAAAAGTAAAAGGGAGCCTACGTGCTTATACCGTCTATTGGATGAATTCTTTGCAGAACGTTTCTAAAAAGAAGAATTATTACGTTTCGATCAACGATCCGGGAACCGTGGATCGGAGAAAGATCATTCAAGAAATTGAATATGAACATCCTTTGTTTAGTGTAGGATCTTTGAACGCGCAAAAACGTTTACAGGAACTCAATCGGGAAGGAAACGTTTTCTTCTGCGGAAGCTACTTTCGGAACGGTTTTCACGAAGACGGTCTTTGGTCCGCGAGAATTTTGAGTGAAACCTTATTGGGCAAGAAGGTCTGGGATTGA